GATGATAACCGTGACGTTGTTATTGTTGTATTTGTAACTGATATCCAGTTCAGGGAAACCCTGGCCGAAATACCATTGGTTGAAGAACCAGTTCATATCGCGGCCGGTCACCTCTTCAAAGGCGAGGCGCAGCTGATGGGCTTCGGTCGCCTTGAAGGCGTTGGTCTTCAGATACAGGTTCAGTGATTTAAAGAAGGCGGAATCACCGACAGCGTTGCGCAGCATGTGGAGGATACGGCCGCCTTTCTGATAGGTGATCTGGTCAAACATATCTTCCCTGTCGTGGTAATGGAAACGTACCAGGTCCTTATCACCTGAGTACTGTACCATAGAAAGGTAGGACATGGCGGCGTCGTAGCTGTGCTCGTCGGCGGCATCTTTACCGTATTTATGTTCGAGCCATAGGTATTCGCTGTAATCGGCGAAAGACTCGTTAACAGTCAGGTTGCTCCATGATTCAGCCGTGGCCAGGTCGCCAAACCAGTGATGGAACAGCTCATGCGCGATCACGCATTCATTGTAGTTGTTATTGTCGAGCAGTTCGCGGTCTGTTTTCTGAAGGAACTCCCCATGCAGGGTGGCGGTGGTGTTTTCCATCGCGCCGGACACATAATCGCGGCCGGTGATCTGGGAGTATTTTACCCAGGGGTATTCATATCCCAGTATATTGGAATAAAAGGAGAGCATCTCGGGGGTATTGCCAAAGATGTTTTTCGCGTATTTTTCAAATGGTTTTTCCAGGTAATAGTTGACTTCCTTGCCTTTCCATTTGTCTTTTACAATGGCGTAGTCGCCAACGGCCATCATAAACAGATAGGGAGAATGGGGGAGGTCCATCTTCCAGGTATCGGTACGGGTGCCGTCGGTATTGGTTTTCTGGCTTACCAGTTTACCGTTGGAAAGGGTCACATATTTCTGGGGAACGGTCATGCTGAGTTCCTGTGTGCACTTCTGGTTGGTTTTATCGATAGTAGGGAACCATACCGAAGAGCTCTCCGTTTCGCCCTGTGTCCATATCTGGGTGGGCTTGTTGGGCTCAGTGCCGTCCGGGTTAATGAAATACAGGCCTTTGGCATCAGTAATGGCGGCGCTGCCTTTTACTTTCAGCTCATTAGGCTTGCTGGTATAATTGATATAAACCACATACGATTCCGTGGCAGCATACTTTTTATCGAGTTTGATGTGCAGTTGCATGGTATCATAGCTGTAGTGCAGCGGCGTGTTTTTGCCGGCTTTTACAACAGTCACTTCATGGATGTCCATGCCTTTGGCATCGAGGGTGAGGGAGTCGGTTGCATAGAAATGGGGTTTCAGGGTAATCC
The Chitinophaga varians genome window above contains:
- a CDS encoding M1 family metallopeptidase — encoded protein: MNQHLKRSLLGVLIGGMAGLGATTSLMAQSGKAATDDPALKIYRAAATKVNDLVHTKLDVRFDYPKRYLYGKAWITLKPHFYATDSLTLDAKGMDIHEVTVVKAGKNTPLHYSYDTMQLHIKLDKKYAATESYVVYINYTSKPNELKVKGSAAITDAKGLYFINPDGTEPNKPTQIWTQGETESSSVWFPTIDKTNQKCTQELSMTVPQKYVTLSNGKLVSQKTNTDGTRTDTWKMDLPHSPYLFMMAVGDYAIVKDKWKGKEVNYYLEKPFEKYAKNIFGNTPEMLSFYSNILGYEYPWVKYSQITGRDYVSGAMENTTATLHGEFLQKTDRELLDNNNYNECVIAHELFHHWFGDLATAESWSNLTVNESFADYSEYLWLEHKYGKDAADEHSYDAAMSYLSMVQYSGDKDLVRFHYHDREDMFDQITYQKGGRILHMLRNAVGDSAFFKSLNLYLKTNAFKATEAHQLRLAFEEVTGRDMNWFFNQWYFGQGFPELDISYKYNNNNVTVIIQQIQKEAKVWQLPIAIDIYAGGKKERYNVTVANRVDSFTFAYTTKPDLVNVDADKVILSKKDDHRDFSTYVYQYAHAPQYMDRRVAIEAATEEQGRNPEAVKLLVQALKDKYHGLRTLAVSSLNLKLPAVKTVAEPALVEIAKQDPSSLTKAAAIKQLGDLKDAQYTALFEAATKDKSYGVEAAALEALSELDLNKAYGIAKQLEKDTKGKLVSAIAGVYARQGNPDDINFVATKFDETSGQDKLNAAFDYLGFLSKINNTSAVQRGVDQVKAMTVQFNNSQVNTYISNWLQEISRKKDSDATAVSGADREGLQQQAAYMRKASEAIRTAIKE